cgcagttgcacactacaccccaggtagtgtggttgctgaccttgagccagacatcttggagagtgaagtcaaatgggccttagaaagcactgctaataacaaggccagtggaagtgatgatattccagctgaactatttaaaattttaaaagatgatgctgttaaggtgctacacccaatatgccagcaagtttggaaaactcagcaatggccagaggattggagaagatcagtctacatcccaattccaaagaagggcagtgccaaagaatgctccaactaccgcacaattgcgctcatttcacacgctagcaaggttatgcttaaaattctacaaggaaggcttaggcagtatgtggactgagaactcccagaagtgcaagctggatttcgaaagggcagaggaaccagagaccaaatagcaaacatgcgctggattatggagaaagctagagagttccagaaaaagtctacttctgcttcattgactatgcaaaagcctttgactgtgtcgaccacagcaaactatggcaagttcttaaagaaatgggagtgcctgatcacctcatctgtctcctgagaaatctctatgtgggacaagaagctacagttagaactggatatggaacaactgattggttcaaaattgggaaaggagtacgacaaggttgtatattgtctccctgcttatttaacttatatgcagaattcatcatgcgaaaggctggactagatgaatcccaagccggaattaagattgccggaagaaatatcaacaacctcagatatgcagatgacacaaccttgatggcagaaagcgaggaggaattaaagaaccttttaatgagggtgaaagaggagagcgcaaaatatggtctgaagctcaacatcaaaaaaaccaagatcatggccactggtcccaccacctcctggcaaatagaaggggaagaaatggaggcagtgagagattttactttcttgggctccttgatcactgcagatggtgacagcagtcacgaaattaaaagacgcctgcttcttgggagaaaagcaatgacaaacctagacagcatcttaaaaagcagagacatcaccttgccgacaaaggtctgtatagttaaagctatggttttcccagtagtgatgtatggaagtgagagctggaccataaagaaggctgatcgccgaagaattgatgcttttgaattatggtgctggaggagactcttgagagtcccatggactgcaagaagatcaaacctatccattctgaaggaaatcagccctgagtgctccctggaaggacagatcgtgaagctgaggctccaatactttggccacctcatgagaagagaagaatccttggaaaagaccctgatgttgggaaagattgagggcactaggagaaggggacgacagaggacaagatggttggacagtgttctcgaagctacgaacatgagtttgaccaaactgcgggaggcagtgcaagacaggagtgcctggcgtgctatggtccatggggtcacgaagagtcggacacgactaaacgactaaacaacaacaaaagctctaggccaaccccaacctctctcaccaccaaagacacaagcaaatagcaaagagaacctgcacaagtgacgctgacacaaaactccACACaaacattaagcaaaatagaaacatcaccatGTGACCCCCCATCCCCGCCCACCAagaccccctccacctcttccctcctTTTGTTACTAATGTaaccctaatgtctcaacaaatgaaatggACCTATAGAAAATGTAAcctgaaaaaaagaaaggcaaagccttttttaaaaaaaaacgtaaAGGCATTCAAAGCAGCAAGGCATTTGATGTGAAAAAGGGATAAAATTGGGAAATTgcattgtttagtcgtgtccaactctttgtgaccccatggaccagagcacgccaggcactcctgtcttccactgcctcccgcagcttggtcagactcatgttggtagctttgataTAGGACACCTATTTCTTCATAGTGTAAAACGTTAATTGTCTGCAAAATTCACTGCCAACATTAGGAAGCGGGTAAcatttgggacacaggtggcgctgtgggttaaaccacagagcccctagggcttgccaatcagaaggttggtggttcgaatccctgcgacagggtgagctcggtccctgctcctgccaacctagcagttcaaaagcacgtcaaagtgtaagtagataaataggtaccactacagcaggaaggtaaacagcgtttccgtgtgcggctctggttcgccagaaacggcttagtcctgctggccacatgacctggaagctgtatgccggctccctcagccaataacgtgagatgagcgccgcaaccccagagtctgtgacaactggacctaatggtcaggggtccctttacctttaaggaaataAAGAGTAATCCAAAATATACTTTGGTAATAACTCTTTGATAAGCACCCTTGGAGTCTTACACAGATAACAATTTAAAGTTTCAGGTGTCACAGGCTTATACCATGATTGCTTTTCGGGGAACTGCACAAAAGAGGGCACTCGAACCCTTCCCAGCACTTAACTGGCATCCTCACTTAGTCTTTTGTAGGAGCCAATAAAATCATACCTAACCGTGCAAGGCTGGCACAGATTGTAGATGGGCATCCAGTGCTCATTCATGCTCTCCACTTCTTCATCTAAGAGGTACTGGATGAATTCAGAGAAGGTGATGTCATCTCTGGGGCTTCACCCAGTGCCATTTTACTATTTCAATGCCATACTTTAACTGATATTCTTTGATCTCTCTGAATTTATTCTTTTAAGCAGACAGCAGTCTCTCCATTGGGTCCCAGACAAACATGAACTTGAAGTAGTGCTTAAGTCGGTAGTGGATTCATGTTGCTGAGGAAAACTAGGTCTCTCCGGTGGTCCATCTTCAGCTTTGCATACACGTTCCCCAGGGTGCTGCCCAGCACCTTGAGAATGTGCTTCCAGTTGGAGCAGGCCACCTTGGGCACGTAGCAGTACAGGAAGCGGTGCTTGTCGTTCACCAGGAGGTGCTTGAGTGTCGTCCGCCAGTGCGCTGCTGAGAGCTCCCACATGCTGCAAGGCGCGTCTGCTTGGCCGCACGCAGCACGCCTTGCCTGGATCTCACCGTGAAAAGGGTGCAGCAGTGGGGGTTTCACCTCTGCCAGAATGCCCTCGATCATCAGGAGCAGGCCACTTGACGCCACATGGAAGGCACGAGAAagcgggagccgctgctgccaccccgcAAGCAGGCCTAGGAGACGCCCCCATGGGGGCGGAAGAGCACGGAGATATGGCCTGCTGGGCGGGCGGCCTCAGGCTGGAGTGGCACGCGGGTGCCAGTGCCACTTGATGGTGAGCCTGCCAGCCTCAGCCCGGCCAGCAGCCGCTCTGGCCACCGCTGCCTGTCTGAGCCTGCAGAGGGCGCTTGGGCAGCGGGGCAGGACCCGCCCCCTGCAGCTCCGCCTCCACGTGAACGCCGCGAGACAGGCAGGCAGCCGCTTGGAGGGAAGCGTCTCCTCGAGGGGGAGGCGCCGGAGGAGACGTCAACGCGCAGTCCAGCGTCGCTTCCTCCTTCCGAGGCGGCTTTCCCGAGAAATAGCCGCGAGCGCCCGCATTGGCTTTCGTTGCACCACGTGCTCCGGGCGCTGCCCTTCCATTGGACGCTTTCTCTCGCGCTCCGAAGGCGGCGTGTGGGCAAAGCGGTGCGTGGGTCTCGGCGCCTGCTGTTGCTCCGAGAAGGGCAAGAGCCGCCGCCCGCCTCGAGGGTCCCAGAAGAGAAGCGCCGAGAGAAGCGCCGCTCCAGTCCCTCCCTCGCTCGCTCGCGCGGGCGCCAGGTAAGCCTCAGGCTTCGCGGGGCCTCGCGCGCCCGCTCCCCCGCCGAGAGGCCTCGTTCTCCGGAGCCGCCCTGCCTCCCTCCCGAGTCCCTTCCCCGGGCGCCCTTCTTCTCCCACGAGGGGTCTCGGGGCGCCGCTCTTGCCCTTCAGCCTCTCAGGAGTGGACCGCCTTTTAATGtatctgtgaggggggggggctttgcgtGCTCTTGGTCGCCTTGGGCAGATGTCACATGACGCCCGCCCCGTTTCTCTTCAATGCTCCCGTTCCGGTGCCTGCGGGGATCCGAAGAGCCTCGTGCCCTTGGAGCATCCCTGGGCTGAGCTTGGCTTTCGAGCGGCGCCTCTGCGCCCTGGCAGGAAGAGTGGGCTTTTAtttgtacagtagttgctttCCTAGTGCTGTAGTCCAAAGTCTTGCAGAAATGCAGCTACCAGTGGCAGCAGCACCGTTGttagtgaggttacagggaaccaggcacagggccgtctcagtagtggctcccgccctgtggaacgccctcccatcagatgtcaaggaaataacgacctgacttttagaagacatctgaaggcagtccttaTAGCGAAGTTGTTAATGGTTGatgtgtttattgtgtttttaatattctattgagagctgcccagagtggcgggggaaagcCAGCAAGATgtgcgggatataaataaataaataattgttattattaataactCAGAAAAGC
The genomic region above belongs to Zootoca vivipara chromosome 7, rZooViv1.1, whole genome shotgun sequence and contains:
- the LOC118078522 gene encoding carbohydrate sulfotransferase 14-like, whose protein sequence is MIEGILAEVKPPLLHPFHGEIQARRAACGQADAPCSMWELSAAHWRTTLKHLLVNDKHRFLYCYVPKVACSNWKHILKVLGSTLGNVYAKLKMDHRRDLVFLSNMNPLPT